The genomic segment GACCTCATGGGGTGGATCGAGCCCAGAGTGGCCTGCTGGCTGAAGTGACGGAGACGAGTCAGCCCCTACGCAGAGAATCCTTACCCAGCTGGTTTTAGTGGCTGAAAGACTGCTCAGGAAATCCATGCTTTTGAAGATAGTCTTATCCAGGGAAACCTGTAGGCATGATCCCTGAGCCAAAATACTCTCTCTTCCAATGTTCTGGGTTAACATCAACTCGTTGGACTTTTTTTCTCAAACTGCAGGCTGGCACCCACTTCTCTTCAGTTGATACAGCCTTTCTTGAAGAAAGCTGAGATAACTTTTCTAGGGCTGAGGATATACTCTGGTTATCTTGATTGCATTCAGCTGTTGCACAAGACTTTTGAATGTACAGAGTATATTTGATAGGATGGGAGAACTGTATTTGACAGAAGCGGGTGAAAGGAATTGATGaaaaaaagagactgagaagCAATGGAAGGTGCAAAATGAGGGAGGGATAGAGGtcacaagggaagagagaagagatatATAGCAGCTCTCGGGAGACAGCCCTTTACACCTGAAATCTTGGTGTGGGGGGGTTTGTCTTATCCCTAGTTATCCTCCACCTGCATTCTCCCACGACCCACACCCTAAAGCATGTGCgggcacacaaacacacacacataccccttaCTCTCTTCCCTCTGAGGACCAGGTCTCCTTAGGCCACGTCTCTACTCTCTCCAATGATACAGTCACAGTGCCAACCATTTCAAACCATTCCTATGAGCCAGAAATTTGTATTTCAGGATCCCTGGGACAGCCCATCTTCTTCACGATGTCGCTGCCCCAACTCTACACCTCCCAGCAGGGATGAGCTTTCTCCAGCCCAAGTACAAGGATGGCTCACAGTTCCAGCCCCTCTTCTTCCCCCTGCATTCCCAGAAACAAGTGCAAAGTCCTAGTTTTCCTAAGGATGTTTATTGATAAGCAACAGGTTTGTGACATGTCCCCACATTGTCCTATGGAAGGACAGAGTCAGCTCCCCCACATTTTGTCCAAAGATCTCAGAATCCTGAGGTTATTTCTTTGCTGGATTCTCCTCATGCTCCATCTCTGTCCTGGTTTACAGCCCCCTCGGTGTTCAGTAGCATGCACGGAGGCAGGCTCTTTCACTGAGCCTTCGTGGACTTTGTTGGGGAAGGCTGGGGGAGGTTATCGCTCCAGAGCCTTGGCAATGCTGTAATCTTCCCATGGAGAAagtctcctctcctctctggctCCCCCTTCTCTTTCACAGGGAAACCCTATGGGGAAGACACGAACCTCAGGGGTGCAGCAGCCCATCTCCAGATGTACAGAGGAAAAGACTCATTGGCAAGTAGGATGCCATCTAGATACAGCTATTCTCTTAACTGTATTATTTTCACAAAGCATGTCTATCCAGATCTTAGAAAAGTCATTACCCTccctttctttacttcttcttgttgttgtttttttttaaatcatcacaaCAGAGCTCAGAGCACAGGGAGTGAGAGGCCCAGTGGGAACTATTTCAAAGAGCTACACAGCTACACACAGAAACACAGCTCAAAAGGTCAGGCACAGGGTGGGCCTCTGCAGCAGCAGTGGTGGGACCTGTTGCCCTAGAAGCGTAGGGCATGTGCCAAGGGGGCTTCTGGGAAGGCAGTGAGAGAGGAGCCTACTGTCTGATGCTTTAGgagccctcccccaccaccttcctgcctgccctggagttcccagggGTCTGGAGTCATGGATGTGGCTGCCTTCAGGTGCTCCCAAATGCCTTGTTCCCCCTGttagaagaaaaagagacaggtCACTTGAAGGAGGAGTTTGTGTCCCACTTTCCTTGTACTTGATCTGTTTCTCCAACCCCAGACCATCTCCTAGAGGCCAAGGCAGCCCTCAGGCCAGAGCAACCAACCTCAGgtcttccctccacctcccacctcccaccttggCTGATACTAGCGCAAACGTGGGAACCTGAAAACATTGGTCTTTCAAAAACGTTTTGCCTCTACCCACCGAGTGGAAAAGATGGTAGAGTCCAGCCGTGCGGAGCCAAAAAGGAGCCCAATAAAGAACCACTCACCATGCCTGGAGAGGGAGCCAGCTGCCCCCTCCTCTCCAGCATCTTCAGCTTTGAGCCCACGGCGTCAACCTGGGACATGACTCCTTCGAGGACAGTCTCCAGCTGCAAAACTCTCCTTGTGAGCCTGTGCAGGATTTGCGAGAGACCAAGGGAGCAGAAATATGTGTCTGGAGGGCTAGGTTTCCAGGGGTAGGGGGTACAGGACAGTGTGTTTCTGGATGGGAACAAGGAAGGTAAGGCCCAGCCTTGTAGGGAGAATTAAAGGGGGGCAGGGTTTTCCCTGGGATAAGACAGGGAATTGGAAGGTTGTGGAAAAAAACTCAAGGTCAGATATCATAAACACAGTCAGCCCTGGGGCTGCACGTACATGTAGAATTCTTCTCCTGAAGTCCAGCCACCTGCTTTGGCGGTCTCTGGACTCAGCTCGCCTGGTGGGTTAGTCTCAATGGACCGGCCCAGGTTCTCAATCTCAGTGTTGAGGGCCACCTGCTCAGAAAGTCAGAGGTCAGAGAGCAGAAGATCTAGGAAGCCATCAGCTCTTCTCCATCACCTGTTCTAGTGGGCTATCAGGACAAGGTCTTGGGCTCCAGTTCTTGCTATTCCCCTTCCCTCTCAAACTCTGGAGACAACTGAATCAGAGTGGTGGTGCTGGACACAAAGCTGGCCTAACCTTTGGGAGAGAATCACCTCCCCGAGGAACAAAACGCAAGCTCCTTGAAGCACAGATGAATAAGGTGCTCAGTAGAAGCCAATTCCATTTGAGAGAGGAGGGGCAGAGTCCTGGCACTGTTCCTTTTGTCTTTGTACTTTTGGTCTACCCTGGATAGGGATAGAGCAGATAGAGCACGGCAAGCTAAGGACTGGGGTTTGAGAACCCCAAGAAGAAGGTTCCTTCTGAGAACCCCAAGTACTCAGAAGGAATCATCAGGGATTCTTGGGAAACTGGTCCTTTTCTCCCTAAGACTGGGTTTTAGAGCAATGGTGATCAACCCTGGCCATGCACCggcatcacctggggagctttaaaaaggACTTGATGGCTTGGCCCCAACTCCCCAGAGATTCTGGTCTGGAGTGTGTCCTGAGCATGAGGATTTTTAGAAGCCCTCCTGGCTGTTCTATGGTGCAAtagtttgagaactactgttcTAGAGAGTTCTTTCCCACCCATTTATCAGAGGATTTTCAGCTTGGGTGTGTGATCCAGGTGTGCTGGCAGGGGAGGGTGAGCAGTTTCCTTACAGCCTCTCCACCCGCCAGTTGGGCTCACCCTCTTCTCCTCCAGATCCTGTTGCATTTGTTCCTGCTCCTTCTCATCTAGAATGCGATTCCCATCTTGGTCAAATCTGGTAAAGGCAGCTGTGAGCTCCATGATCTCATGCTCTGTGTGTCCCAGCCTGAGGAGAACAGGGTGATGAAATGAATTCTGACCGGCCATCCTGTGATCTCCCCACTCTTTTTTGCCAGACTCTAACAAGAGTCTTGCTCTCTAGGGAAGGAGGGGGCCACATTGGAAAGCCAGGGTCTCCAAGGTCTAGCAATTTGACACCCCCAAGAAATAGCctgaggagttaccattgtggctcagtggtaatgaacctgactagtatctttgaggatgtagattcaatccctggcctcactcagaaggttaagaatccagcatttctatgcccgtggtgtaggctggcagctgtagcctgggaacacctagccagggaacttccatatgccatgggggaggctctaaaaagcaaaaaaacaaacaaacaaaaaagcctatAAACCAAGCGCAAAGGTCCACAGTCCAAGATCAGAGGTTTATAGGCAAAGGGGGCATGGTTGAGGTTCAAGGACCTATAGACCAATATCAGAGAAGGCTGTCTCTCTGGTTGCTCACTCCCTCAACGTATTAGTGAAGTCCTCAAACTGGATCTCCTGCTTCCCACTCTGCAGGACCTTCTGCACATCTGAAACCCGCTCCTTCCTCAGACGCAGCCTCAGCAGGGTCTTGTTGTAGCCCTGGAGGGGGAAAGGAAACAGGCACCAGTTCCCACAGTCTCTTCATCAtctcttgcccccacccccacccccacccacaggaTGACAGGATCCCAGGGATAAGTCAAAGGCATGCAAGGGCACAGGCCCCTAACCAGTCAGGTGCAGAGCAGGACTCAGAGCCTCGGACCTGGGCCCCAATGCAGATGTGCAACTCAAAGAGACTGAGTAGTCACCTGTTTCAGGAGATCAGAAAGCTGTAGCTCATCCTTCTGTCCAGCCAACTCCTCTTTGACCTCTGAATATGTGTCATTGATGATGGCCAGGAACATGTTCTAGAGGATAAGACAGGGACCTGGGTCCTCACTCCCAGACCCATTAACAACAATGCGCCTACTCACCCTATAACGTCCCAGACACATGTTCTACAAGGGCCAATGTTTTCAAACCCAACTCTGCAGCCCACTAATCCCCACATCTCAGAGACCCCAGAGGCCAGCCTTTCAGCACAATTCTATTATGGGTGGGTCATGCCCCCTCATCAACCTGGTGTCTCCACTCAATTGCTGCAGTAACCTGACCACAAATCCCAACATAGGCCATAGTCCTGCTCCATATAAGGGTCCACCAATCACTGCAGCCAGAAACTTTTCAAGGTCAAAGTAAAATTGTGCTCTCTTTACCATCTAGCTCTAATCCATCTCTGTATCCCCATCCACTGATCAAATACAGAAACCTGCTGGAGTTTCTAATGAAAACAAATCATATCTTTCATGGCTGGCAGGGAAAGAGAGCAACACAAAGCAGCAGTAGGAGAAACAGAGATTCCCAGAGGAAGGGGAGTCTTAGAGAATAGTCAGAGAAGCTTCCAGGGGCAGTCCCTTCTCATGAGgcactcttccttctctttccatccTTGGAGGATGAGCATTTGATTTTAGTAAGGGAGCCTGCAGATTCCCTTATACTCTGCAAACTGCCTAACTGGGCTGACCACACAGGAGCCAGCTCTCAGAAGATCCAGAAGCTCTTCCCTTCTCCACCTCTCCATCCTTGATTTGAGAAACCCATCATAACCATGAGTGCAGAACATGGAATGGGGGAAAAACCCTACCCTGCAGCCCATCCACAACTCTACCCTTCAGGTTCCCCAATCCCCACCCCTCGGAGGGACCCTCACCAGGAGCACAAAGAAGACGAAGAAGACGTAGGTGACAAAGTAGGCAGGTCCCAGGATGCGGTTGGCATTGTCGATAGCATTGTAGTCAAAGTCCCCGAGGATGATCCGGAACTGAGTGAAGCTGAGAGACCAGGGTCTGGGCTTCACCCACAGCCCAACCATAACCCTGACCCCATCCCACTTTCCTCCTTACTGCTCTTCGGTGAACTCAGACCCCTCACCGCACCTCCAACCCAATCTGATAGAGACATAATGAGGTGCAGAAATACTGAGAATATACATCAAGGCTTCTGGAGACTCACACTGATGCTTTAAGCACAGACACCACCCCCACACAAATACCCAACTGCCTCAAGGATACATATACCCATAAAGCTGGAGGGTGAGGGGCCAGGGCGGAGTGAAGGGGGTGGGACACCCACATGCACTTGATGAAAGTGCTAAAGTTTTCCACTTGGGTCCCGAAAAGCAGGTAGCCCAACTGGGCATAGGCGAAAAACACGATGAAGAACATGACAGCAAAGCCCAGGATATCCTTGGCACAGCGGGCCAGTGTGGAGGAGAGTTGGGTCATGGTCTTGTTGAAGCTGATGTACTTGAATATCTGGAAGGGCCATGTTGAACCAAGtggtaaaagaagaaaagagaaaagctttgAATAGTCCAATCTAGGGGCCTACGGAGGCCATAGGAGTTGCCAGACCAGACAAGGAAAATGAGACAAGTACTGAGGAAGGGAGAATGGATGCCCTGAGGCATTCCTGGGGTGGGGAGTCCCAGGGTACCTTGATCCAGGCAAAGAAGAGGTTGACGGCATTCATGTTGTTGTACTGTGTCTGCCAGAAGGCAAGGAACTCGAAGTCAGCATATGTGTTTGGCTGCTGTAGGAGCTTCCCTATCAGCCGATTCACCTCGAGAGTTCGGAATATGTGGAAGCCCACAGCCGTAACGGAGAGCTGTCATCACAGGGGTCAGGGTGTCAAAGAGTCAAGAGGATCTCAAGGGATGTTCAACAATAGGGTCCCAGGGGAGAGCTGGGGTGGGTAAGacaggtggggaaaaaaatcgtATCCTTCCCTACTGAGTTGTTGACTATCTCAGGTTCAAAGGGAACTGGATAGGATGATTGGGGAATCTCTTAAAGCCCAAGAGAAAGCCTTGGGGCTATTAGTCAATTTGTAGGTTGTAAAGGACCATGGAGGGGATGGAGTCAGACAATTTTATTTCCCCCCTACTTCCCAGCCTTTGTCAGAAATTAACGTGTCCTGTTaataggaaggaaacaaagaaagaggcaggaagtgttaccagaagaggagagaaaaggtaGGAGTTTCAAGGGGACAGGTCATAGAGGCAAGGGACAGAAGGGGAACATAATATCGAGTACATAAATAAAAGAGCAGGGCCTGGATCACAGGTCAGAGGGAGGGGAATATGAAGACAGGATTTTTCCAGGGCTGAGCCAAGGGGACATCAGCCTTTGGCTTAAGGAGCTGCTACGGTGATTTGACCAGAAGTCGCAAGGAGGACTTGGGACTTCAAAGGAAGAACTTGAGCCCCTATCAGGGTGgatccccctccacctcccattATGTCCCAAGTCAAAGGTATCTGTTCCTCACCAAGATGACCACCAGGTCTAGAATGTTCCAGATGCTGCAGAGGTAATGAAGCCGGTGGATGTGAAGCTCCAGGATCTCCTCCACCACATAGTAAAAGATGAAGATGCAGAAGATGATCTCACAGCCAATGATGAAGAAGTCCCAGTTGCTGACATAGCGGATCAGCTTAACTGTGCGAATCTGCCAAGATGGGATGGCACCTCCTGTAGCTGGAAACTCCACCACCAgcctgtgggaggagggagagaggtctGATAGGACCTGGACTGGAATGGttcctcccgcccccaccctgcccaccacTACCACAGGGTACAAGTTTAGGAAAGGGTCTCCAACAGAGGAGAAGGGAACAAGGAACTGTGGATGGAGGGAAGGCAGGGAAAAGGGACACACCTCAGAACACAGAAAAGATTGATGTTGGCATTGTAGACCGAGAAGTCGACGAAGACCACCCGAGTGCCCCTGTCCAGCCACAGGCCCTCCTGAAGATCCCGGAGTGCCTCTGCACTGGCCTGTCGAGATCCTGGAAAGTCCAGGTAGTAGCCACCTCCACTGTAGCTTGTGAGCCGACCCCAGTGAGAGGAGCCCCCCAACTCGTCCTGCGAGTGGTATGTCCATCTGTCATGGAAGAAGCCATCTGAGCAGAGAGCTCTGAGCCAGGTCCCAAAGCTGGTCTCTCAAGGCAGCTTATGATTATCTGGGCTTTACAGTTTCATATATATTCTGTGtacatatcatatataatatctattttacatatattatcttgtTTAATATACCTTTAAGAAGGGAGGGAAAATGTTAtccacatttttttgtgtgtgtgtttttgccttttcttgggccgctcccgtggcatatggaggttcccaggctaggggtctaattggagctgtagccaccagcctacaccagagccacagcaacgagggatctgagccacctctgcaacctacaccacagctcaaggcaacaccagaaccgtaacccactgagtgaggtcagggatcaaacccgcaacctcatggttcctagtcaggttcattaacctctgcgccacgacgggaactcctatacacatTTTAGAGACAAGGAAACTAAAAGTAAAACCAAGATGTCTGAGATAATCTTGAGTGCCCCCAAGACTCTTTAAGGTTCAATGGAAGTGGTTCCCAAACCTTGGATGGTGTCAGGCTCAGAGGGGCAAGCCCTGTGACGGGTGGTAGGGGGACTCACTCACGCTGTGCCATTGAAGAGCCCAAAGGGGAGCTGCTCTTCCTTGTCTGGAGAGTAGACATCGTAGCAGCTCAGAATGTCCTCGCGGAAGTCCTCATGCACCACGCAGGAGTCATTGCGGACCCTCAGCTGACGCAACCTTGGAACTCCCAGTAGCAGGTTCTCATAGTAGATGAAGGAGTGGGAGCCACGCCCCAGGCTCTGGTTGTTGTACCATTTGGTCCAATACAAACTGTCCAGAAGTGGGCCCTGGGCAAACTAGATCACAAGCTGGGTTGGGTCTGACCCAGCCTCatcttgacccctagcctgagaatgacCTTTTCCCACACTCTCTGACTCTGGTCTGCTTCTGTTGGACTCTTCAGCCGACCCATGAACCTTGGCCAGATCTTGACCTGATGTGGTCTTactcttcttgtttgtttgttttttggtcacacccatgtcctgtggaagttcttgggccagggatcaaactcatgccacagtagtgacccaacccacaccagtgacaatcctggatccttaatctgctgtgccacaggagaactctggccttacctttttttgttttttgtttgtttgtttgtctttttctatggctgcacctgcggcatatggaggttctcaggctaggggttgaatcggagctgtagccaccggcctatatcatagccacagcaacgcgggatccaagctgcacctgcgacctacaccacagctcacggcaacgccagatccttaacccactgagcgaggctagagagggaacccgccacctcatggttcctagtcggattcattaaccactgagccatgacgggaattccaagaccttactctttatttaaaatacattttgaagatCTGGCTTACTCAATATTAGTTTAATTACTGACTTATCTCTCTGATTATCATCCTAATCTCTAACCTCTCACCACCTGAACTCTATGTGACCTATTAATTCTTGCCCGGCCCTTTGACCCAGCCCAATTCTGGAAGGACCTGGCCTCTGGATATGGCCTTATCCATTTCTGAACCCTGGCCTGTAGCCTCAGGCTGTAGGCCAACGAGAAGTAGAGGGGAGAAGTAGGGGTGATCTCATACTCACATCCCAGAAGTCCGCCATGCTGCCGATGGTCTGGAAGGAGACTCCAGTGTCCGACGGGGTATGTAAGAAGAGCTCAGACATGACTTTGGTGTAGTAATAGGCACTGGAGCTTGTCATTCCATAGGTCACTAGAAACCAACCCAAGAGGCTGTGTCCTAAATACTGTTCCCGTCTCCATTATCCAGAGGAGACAGGGAAGCCATTGCTCTGGGACCAGAGATACTACCTAGTGGGGACCTATCCCCTAGAGTTGGCATAGGAGGCTGACAGTGCCACTGAGAAAACCAGGGAATGGAGTAGTGAAGAGTTGTGGTTACAGgggctcctcctctccttctAACTCCTCTCAGAAAGACTGAACTCCGCTCAGCTCAGTAATTGCCTCTTGGCATTGTCATTCTGAAtagtcacttttctctttttgaacCAGCTTAATTCCTGCTTCCCAGAACAAAGAAATTTCTACCTTCTGCATGAGGTAGGGCTTCCTTTTATTTGCCCTATATCTATGCCCTTGGGAAAGTGCCTCCAAATTCTAGAGTACACCAGGGCCTTGGCCAAAACCTTGGAATGGAGATGTGGTCTCCGGTACCTTAGTCAGTGCCTCTTGCAACCATGGAAGTAGGAGGTAGGCTTGGCATCTCTGGCCCTGGTGCATCCTGAGAGAGGGACTCAGAGTATCCTCAGATCAAAAATAAGGTGGCCTTTGCCCTGAAGAACTAGATCTCCCCCCAACCACCCTAACACACATCCAGTCTAAAGTGGGGCTGTCAAGGGCAGCTTTAAGTTTTTCTGATTAAAAGACATAATTTGAAGAGTATAAGCCATTAATTAACTATATAGATTTCCCCTCAatttggatttgtctgatgttttcttctgtttaaatTCAGGGTATGCATTTTGGTGAGGAATACCAAAGAAGTAAGATTGTGTCCTTTTCAGTATATCTTATTGGGAGGCACAAATTGTCTCATTGTATCATTACTGGtgatgtcaatttttttttttttttgtctaatggGGGcgataccctcggcatatggagattcccaggcgaggggtctaatcggagctgttgccgccagccaacgccacagccacagcaacgagggatccgagctgcgtctgcaacctacaccacagctcatggcaacgccggatccttaacccactgagtgaggccagggatcgaaccttcaacctcatggttcctagttggattcgtttccactgcgccacgacgggaactccaggtgatgTCAATTTTGATCTCTTGTTAAGGCAGTGTCTTCCAGCTTTCttcaatatataattatttttttttctctttgtaatcaATACATCTTTTGtgagaaaatactttgaaactaTGCAGATACCCTGTTAATCATTAGTCTTTCATCTACTACTTTTAATGTCCACTGATGACTTTTGCCTGATCATTACTGTTAGGTTGTCAAGCTGTGATTTTTCTCATTCCACCATTCCTTCTGCATTTATTAGTTGGCATTCTCTTCAAGAAGagtttctcttcttcctcattcatttcttcatttatgcATATCGATATGAACGGATGGAtccttgtcttttctttaaaatctctaTAATTCTATCAAGTTTTTAATAATGTCTACATGTTATGAGTTGTTATTCAATTTTTTAACCAGGtcatgaaagaaaaaggagttctcctaaaatactaaaaaattgtTCTAGGTTGAGACTAAAGAAACGTGCAAACTACATACAATGTGTGCATCTAGTTAGGAGATTATCCtgaaccataatttttttttcttttgctatacaGGCTATTAGTGGAATAATTAGTAAAACTGTAATAAGGTCTGTTCATTAGAGGATAGTACTGGGTCATTGATTTCCTGACATTGATCatttccttgattttagaaaatacacattAAAGTATTTAGGAGTAACAGGGCGTTATGTCTGCAATTTactctttgttgtttttgctttttggggggccacacctatggcatatggaggttcccaggctaggggtctaatcagagctgcagttgctgcctacaccacaatcacagcaacaccagatctgagccgcgtctttgacctacaccacagctcacacaacactggatccttaacccactcagtgaggccagggattgaacctgcaacctcatggtttccactgcgccacaatgggaactcctgtctgcaatttacttttaaacagttttttgtgtgtgcatgtgtagagaaagaggaaggcatagagaatgacaaaggaaaagtaaatgtGGTAAAATACTTATATTTGGGAAATCTGGCTGAAATGTATGTAAGAACTCTGTATTatctttgtaacttttctgtatATCTGTAATTATGACAAAAATTTAAGGTAGGATTTGTCAGCCTCTTGTGTGCAATTCCCTtgaagaattttcattttcaaatctttCACCACTCCGTCTGGAAAGGGAATGCCTTGTGGTAGACTGAAGTTTCATCTCCATCCTTAGGGGAAAGAGAGGATAATGAGTGGTCCCAGATTAGGCACGAGAAGAGATGGGATtgagatggcagaacagaaggactggagctcaacttctctcctaaaaacaacaaaatttacagccaagtgctgagcaatcttcaaccaaatggaccggaaactttcaaaaagatatcctaccccagaagacaaagaggaggccacatcaggaggtaggaggggccattatgtgatataagcaaccccataccttccgggtgggaagccccacagactggaaagtaactgtttcatagagactcacctacaggagggagGTGagtcaaactcccacgtgtggggatctggcattgggagaaagagcccccagagcatctggcattgaaggccagtggggcttgtgcacaggagctccacaggactgggggaaacggagaccccattcttaaaaggcgcataCAGAATTTCacatgtactgggtcccagggcaaagcaaagtctccaatggaatctgggtcaaacctgactgcagttcttggaggacctcctgggagaacaggggtgaatgtggcttgttgtgggggaaggactttggaagcaaagctctagAGAATATTCAGCAGAGTGccttcctctggaggtggccatttggggaaaatctggctccacccatcagtgctgagaagccccagggcaaacagtccaggtgggatcacagcccctcccatcagtaAACTGACTGCCCAaggaccccccaggcacacagccgcctctaatcccatccggAGACAAAGCTCCACCTTCCGGTGGgaaggcatcagtccctcccatcggGAAGCCTTCGGCAAGCCactaccaacttcagccacaagaggggcagacaccagaagtaaaagaggctgcaactctattatctgtaaaaaggtcacacACCAAAAACCAGAGTAGGCACAAGAAACATGGTATTTTTCCAGGGGGAATCAGCAGAAAGAAAGCATTATTACTCCGCATTTCCCCATTCCACTCTATAAATTCCAAGAAATGACTTTACTTCTCTCTAAATCAAATTTGTGACTACCCATCCTTAGCATCTAGAGCACTCAGACTCAACTCTTCCACATCTGGGAAATGGGCTGGAAATCAAACTTCTGTCTGCTGAAATCTCACCACAGTTAAAACTGATGGTCAGTGAGCTGATTAAGTTGTTGTAATACCATCTGGATGGCCACTAGGTGGTATTCATGGCTgtatctttttctcctctccaatCCTCAACTCTGAATCACCAATCATAATTAGAATTGCTCTGAACTGGTTGTCACCCCTTCATGGAGGCATAACATCTCTATTATCCAAGACAGTAAAGACTACGTACTTTGAGAAAAATAGTTTCACCTCATCAAATGCCTACCGATACTCCAAACACCTATATATGCCCAATGCTAAGTGTTTAACTTGCCCATTTCATTAAATCCTACAATAATCCTGTGTATTAGGTGCTATTGTTTTCCCTATTTCCAGTCTCCAGgctgaagtaacttgcccaaggtaaaCAACTAATGGAGCCAGGGTTCCAATGCAAATCTGGTTGCCTCCTTAGTAAATTCTGTTCTGCTTTAAAGGCAGAAATGTATCCAAGGGGAAGAAGTTATAGGAGGGAAAACCTAAGCTCCATAAAAGGCAGAACTTCTTTGCATTATGGAATGGACCACTTCACAAACATCCATTTCACCCCTGAGAATGTCTGCAAAGGACCACTTGCGGAGGGTCACGTGTCGGGGGGAGGGTCCTGCCATGGACAGCGCTTGGCCTTTCTGGTTCCTTCCTTTAAGATCCAGTGAAGGAGTGGGATTGTTGCATGTGTTTCAAAAGGTGACACTAGgccaaagaaaggaagggagc from the Phacochoerus africanus isolate WHEZ1 chromosome 15, ROS_Pafr_v1, whole genome shotgun sequence genome contains:
- the PKD2L1 gene encoding polycystic kidney disease 2-like 1 protein, whose amino-acid sequence is MKAVESPEAQELHKLGNGAWDNPAYSGPPSPHGTLRICTISSAVPPQPQSKPPEDGPQEKAPKTLVSSCCLQICRSIRGLWGTSLTENTAENRELYVKTTLRELLVYIVFLVDICLLTYGMTSSSAYYYTKVMSELFLHTPSDTGVSFQTIGSMADFWDFAQGPLLDSLYWTKWYNNQSLGRGSHSFIYYENLLLGVPRLRQLRVRNDSCVVHEDFREDILSCYDVYSPDKEEQLPFGLFNGTAWTYHSQDELGGSSHWGRLTSYSGGGYYLDFPGSRQASAEALRDLQEGLWLDRGTRVVFVDFSVYNANINLFCVLRLVVEFPATGGAIPSWQIRTVKLIRYVSNWDFFIIGCEIIFCIFIFYYVVEEILELHIHRLHYLCSIWNILDLVVILLSVTAVGFHIFRTLEVNRLIGKLLQQPNTYADFEFLAFWQTQYNNMNAVNLFFAWIKIFKYISFNKTMTQLSSTLARCAKDILGFAVMFFIVFFAYAQLGYLLFGTQVENFSTFIKCIFTQFRIILGDFDYNAIDNANRILGPAYFVTYVFFVFFVLLNMFLAIINDTYSEVKEELAGQKDELQLSDLLKQGYNKTLLRLRLRKERVSDVQKVLQSGKQEIQFEDFTNTLRELGHTEHEIMELTAAFTRFDQDGNRILDEKEQEQMQQDLEEKRVALNTEIENLGRSIETNPPGELSPETAKAGGWTSGEEFYMLTRRVLQLETVLEGVMSQVDAVGSKLKMLERRGQLAPSPGMGEQGIWEHLKAATSMTPDPWELQGRQEGGFPCEREGGAREERRLSPWEDYSIAKALER